From a region of the Phragmitibacter flavus genome:
- the pdeM gene encoding ligase-associated DNA damage response endonuclease PdeM produces the protein MKSLSITWANETLHLFPERALWWPRQSTLFITDPHFGKAATFRHAGIPICESSHDADLLRLTHILNQTNAQHLIILGDFLHARTGNNPTPLAALPQWRATCPGLPIPLIPGNHDRHAGPPAQSLNIELVHGPWPLPPFTCCHEPESLPDHFTLAGHLHPAHRLSTNNSSLTAPCFHLSQNLLILPAFGTFTGTSRIHPKPGDKIYLVGPTEVLQIPTR, from the coding sequence TTGAAATCTTTATCCATCACTTGGGCGAACGAAACCCTCCATCTTTTCCCCGAGCGCGCCCTCTGGTGGCCCCGCCAATCCACCCTCTTCATCACCGACCCCCACTTCGGCAAAGCCGCCACCTTCCGCCACGCCGGCATCCCCATCTGCGAATCCTCCCACGACGCCGACCTCCTCCGCCTCACTCACATCCTCAACCAAACCAACGCCCAACACCTCATCATCCTCGGCGACTTCCTCCACGCCCGCACCGGCAACAACCCCACCCCCCTTGCCGCCCTCCCCCAATGGCGCGCCACCTGTCCCGGCCTCCCCATCCCCCTCATCCCCGGCAATCACGACCGCCACGCCGGTCCCCCCGCCCAATCCCTCAACATCGAACTCGTCCACGGCCCCTGGCCCCTCCCTCCCTTCACCTGCTGCCACGAGCCCGAATCCCTCCCCGACCACTTCACCCTTGCCGGTCACCTCCATCCCGCCCATCGTCTCAGCACCAATAACAGCAGCCTCACCGCCCCCTGTTTTCATCTAAGTCAAAACCTCCTGATTCTCCCCGCCTTCGGCACCTTCACCGGCACCAGCCGCATCCACCCCAAACCCGGCGACAAGATCTACCTCGTCGGCCCCACCGAAGTCCTCCAAATCCCCACCCGCTAA